Proteins co-encoded in one Fusarium musae strain F31 chromosome 3, whole genome shotgun sequence genomic window:
- a CDS encoding hypothetical protein (EggNog:ENOG41) translates to MTTPVTTTPLSEASTATNAVNRSKRVLPLSPDTTRESENRRKASKVSRACDHCKLKKLKCSGTLPCEGCVKRRLDCQYDSLYRRGRPPTPPTVGPQRGSMSSVPPDTNPEQTSSRSTSQGDSGLETAEIEGQFFDPTSNLTFVHRAWKRLAQQTQQTESRPGVLTGAENLQPLMSAGDKPFTTRGDSSLMFVNQPEAFELFNYYFENCVVTYRVLNRQYCQVWFEAVINNVHNGQPLDTGIGHAKAAIVVNILAIASFRQHRITEQASLPGGMSIMSQQSEQYFLQASELTAQETGLPRLESAQARVLQVLYLLQTSRMNQAWYVFGNTVPIVTALGLHRKSTQYRNGGRQPTDYILSECRKRTFWVLYTIDKYLAVVFGRPRFYHDNDVDQELPDSVNDEDMTPQGPSPLEPAMDCHVDSLIFHAR, encoded by the exons ATGACCACCCCAgtaacaacaacaccattgTCCGAAGCATCAACGGCTACAAATGCAGTGAATCGGTCAAAACGCGTTCTACCTCTATCCCCAGATACAACCCGCGAGTCCGAGAATCGTCGGAAAGCTTCCAAG GTTAGCCGAGCTTGTGATCACTGTaaactcaagaagctcaaatgcTCTGGAACTCTCCCTTGCGAAGGCTGTGTGAAGAGACGGCTGGACTGTCAATATGACTCTCTTTATCGAAGAGGAAGGCCACCGACGCCGCCGACCGTCGGACCACAGCGAGGATCTATGAGTTCTGTACCTCCCGATACCAATCCTGAACagacaagttcaagatcTACATCACAAGGAGACTCTGGCCTTGAAACAGCAGAGATTGAGGGTCAATTCTTTGATCCGACGTCGAATTTGACTTTTGTGCATCGTGCGTGGAAGAGATTAGCACAGCAGACGCAGCAAACAGAGTCGAGACCTGGAGTATTAACAGGTGCGGAAAACCTACAGCCTCTTATGTCTGCGGGTGATAAGCCCTTTACCACAAGGGGGGACTCGAGCTTGATGTTTGTCAATCAGCCAGAAGCTTTTGAGCTGTTCAACTACTATTTCGAGAACTGTGTTGTTACATACCGTGTTCTGAACAGACAATACTGTCAGGTATGGTTTGAAGCTGTAATCAACAATGTTCACAACGGACAGCCGTTGGACACAGGCATTGGCCATGCAAAAGCCGCGATAGTGGTTAATATTCTTGCCATTGCGAGTTTTCGACAGCACAGAATCACGGAACAGGCTTCACTTCCGGGTGGCATGTCTATAATGTCGCAGCAGAGCGAGCAGTACTTTCTCCAAGCATCTGAGCTCACTGCCCAAGAGACTGGCCTACCTCGACTTGAATCAGCCCAGGCGCGAGTTTTACAGGTTCTTTATCTCTTACAGACGTCTCGGATGAACCAAGCTTGGTATGTCTTTGGAAATACTGTGCCTATTGTTACGGCGCTTGGCCTGCATCGGAAGTCAACGCAATATCGAAATGGAGGCCGACAGCCCACGGATTACATCCTCTCCGAGTGCCGGAAGAGAACGTTCTGGGTTCTGTATACCATTGATAAGTATCTGGCTGTCGTGTTCGGTAGACCGAGATTTTATCATGATAACGATGTCGACCAGGAGCTCCCTGATAGTGTCAACGATGAGGATATGACACCACAAGGACCGTCACCCCTGGAGCCTGCCATGGACTGCCATGTTGACTCATTAATCTTTCACGCGAGGTAG
- a CDS encoding hypothetical protein (EggNog:ENOG41), translating to MKFFGILVLPALALGAATPKATDEAQVHTLDLGCLGAAPNILDCVGKITQVDPLGATDCITNFVTGIIKCVPGLGSLADIPGLPGLPAGTGAASQPTGTPATPVTPSLPGIPGLS from the exons ATGAAGTTCTTTGgcattcttgttcttcccgcccttgcccttggcgCTGCTACGCCCAAGGCTACGGACGAGGCTCAGGTTCACACTCTCGACCTTGGCTGTCTTGGGGCTGCCCCTAACATCCTCGACTGCGTTGGGAAGATCACCCAGGTCGATCCCCTCGGAGCGACTGATTG TATTACCAACTTCGTAACTGGTATCATCAAGTGTGTTCCtggccttggcagccttgcCGATATTCCTGGTCTTCCCGGTCTGCCTGCTGGCACTGGCGCTGCCAGTCAGCCTACTGGTACTCCTGCCACTCCCGTCACCCCTTCTCTTCCTGGTATCCCTGGGCTTTCTTAA
- a CDS encoding hypothetical protein (EggNog:ENOG41): MATQTQDIEREFSRDEKSGIMHNEHAQNGLSQEDSDFLNNFPDEREKAIIRKVDWRLIPMLVLLYLIAYLDKTNIGNAKIEGMTVDLHLKGIEYNIVTAIFFIPFVLCEVPSNMILHKFKRPSWYMGGIVFCWGVVMTLTALVQNYAGLLAIRFLLGIFEAGFLPGAILIISNWYLPNETQTRIAILYTSAATGGAFSGLLAFAIAKMDGMAGLEGWRWIFLIEGLFTVVVAIMCVFLLCDSPALSTRWLDADEIRYLELRQLARRATVPMDYKENDHFNLRLFKDILMDYKIWLLFFANWSNAVPNYAMKFTMPTILTGMGYTSSDAQLMTIPPYAIGAISAYLFAIFADKYSWRAPFILGPQCCLVVAFIILFVKSSNIEDNIAVCYFAVCLACFGMYPILPGVNAWNVANTPDPAKRSVNIGLLVCVGNIGGLIGSYIYLAREAPRYPTGYGTSLAFGLAGVVAVLLLETLLKRGNAKKAKMSEEEIRQRYTDDDLVRMGEKSPLFKYAL; this comes from the exons ATGGCAACTCAGACTCAAGATATCGAACGCGAGTTTTCGCGTGATGAAAAGTCTGGGATTATGCATAATGAGCATGCTCAGAATGGTTTATCCCAAGAAGATTCTGATTTCTTGAATAACTTTCCTgatgagagggagaaggcCATTATTCGAAAAGTCGAT TGGCGATTGATTCCTATGCTTGTTCTCTTGTATCTTATCGCATACTTGGACAAGACCAACATTG GAAATGCAAAGATTGAGGGCATGACTGTTGACTTGCACCTCAAGGGCATCGAGTACAACATCGTCaccgccatcttcttcatcccctTCGTCCTCTGCGAAGTCCCCTCAAACATGATTCTCCACAAGTTCAAGAGACCGTCTTGGTACATGGGTGGCATCGTTTTTTGTTGGGGTGTCGTCATGACTCTCACTGCTCTTGTGCAAAACTACGCGGGACTTTTGGCCATTCGATTCTTACTCGGCATCTTCGA GGCCGGTTTCCTCCCTGGTgcaatcctcatcatctcaaactGGTACCTCCCCAACGAAACGCAAACCCGCATCGCAATCCTCTACACATCAGCTGCAACAGGCGGTGCCTTTTCCGGCCTTCTAGCCTTTGCCATCGCCAAGATGGACGGCATGGCAGGTCTGGAAGGCTGGCGCtggatcttcctcatcgaagGTCTCTTCACCGTCGTTGTCGCTATAATGtgcgtcttcctcctctgcgACTCGCCAGCTTTATCCACGCGCTGGCTCGACGCCGATGAGATTCGATATCTTGAGCTCCGACAACTTGCCCGTCGAGCTACAGTTCCCATGGATTACAAGGAAAACGACCACTTCAATCTTCGCCTGTTCAAGGATATTCTTATGGATTACAAGATTtggctcttgttctttgcGAACTGGTCGAATGCGGTGCCCAACTATGCTATGAAGTTCACTATGCCTACCATCCTGACGGGTATGGGGTATACTTCTTCTGATGCGCAGTTGATGACTATCCCTCCTTATGCTATTGGAGCTATTTCGGCTTATTTGTTTGCCATCTTTGCGGATAAGTACTCATGGCGCGCTCCTTTCATCTTGGGACCTCAATGCTGTCTTGTAGTTGCTTTTATCATCTTGTTTGTCAAGTCCAGCAACATTGAGGATAACATTGCTGTTTGTTACTTTGCCGTCTGTCTCGCATGCTTCGG CATGTATCCTATTCTTCCTGGTGTCAATGCCTGGAACGTAGCCAACACGCCCGATCCCGCCAAGCGATCCGTCAACATTGGTCTTCTCGTTTGCGTTGGTAACATCGGCGGCCTCATCGGCTCTTATATCTACCTCGCGCGTGAAGCTCCCCGTTACCCGACCGGTTACGGAACTTCTCTAGCTTTTGGTTTAGCTGGTGTTGTTGCAGTTCTGTTGCTGGAGACTCTTCTTAAGAGAGGCAATGCTAAGAAGGCTAAGATGAGTGAGGAAGAGATCAGGCAGAGATATacagatgatgatcttgttcgCATGGGAGAAAAGAGCCCGTTGTTCAAGTACGCTCTGTAA
- a CDS encoding hypothetical protein (EggNog:ENOG41), translating into MSFDLKGLVPAPVTPFTKDGKVDYDAIQRLGSWLGSIDGVKGLVVLGHAGEGTFLTQQEQVDTIKAFVKSVDNKIPIIAGITGEGTEVAALEAKRAKEAGAQAGLLYPSHGWLRFGYQPGAPQDRYKVVYEVSKLPLILFQYPDNTKATYNLQTLLDIAAQPGVIAMKNGVRNMRRWDTEIPVFRRERPNVPVLTCHDEYLLHTAFDVDGMLVGYGGIAPEPLLELIKAGKAKDYAKAREIHDLLLPVTKAVYHRGSHMEGTVALKHALVARGILSHATVRSPLLPLPDGAEEEIHAAISSATLKKVA; encoded by the coding sequence ATGTCTTTCGATCTCAAAGGCCTCGTCCCCGCCCCCGTCACCCCCTTCACCAAGGATGGCAAAGTCGACTACGACGCCATCCAGCGTCTGGGTTCTTGGCTCGGCAGCATCGATGGCGTCAAGGGCCTCGTCGTGCTAGGCCACGCCGGAGAAGGAACTTTCCTCACCCAGCAAGAACAGGTCGACACCATCAAGGCGTTCGTCAAGTCCGTCGACAACAAGATCCCCATCATCGCTGGTATCACCGGCGAGGGCACTGAGGTCGCTGCCCTAGAGGCCAAGCGTGCCAAAGAGGCTGGTGCCCAAGCTGGTCTCCTGTACCCCTCGCATGGATGGTTGCGCTTTGGGTACCAGCCGGGTGCGCCCCAGGATCGGTACAAGGTCGTCTACGAGGTCTCGAAATTGCCTCTGATCTTGTTCCAGTATCCTGATAACACCAAGGCCACATACAACCTCCAGACTCTCCTTGACATCGCGGCTCAACCTGGTGTCATCGCCATGAAGAACGGTGTTCGCAACATGCGACGCTGGGACACCGAGATCCCCGTCTTCCGCCGCGAGCGCCCCAACGTCCCCGTTCTGACCTGCCACGACGAGTACCTTCTCCACACCGCCTTTGACGTGGACGGCATGCTTGTCGGATACGGTGGTATCGCCCCTGAGCCTCTCCTCGAGCTGATCAAAGCTGGCAAGGCTAAGGATTACGCTAAGGCGAGGGAGATTCACGATCTGCTTCTCCCTGTCACCAAGGCTGTTTATCACCGGGGTTCGCATATGGAGGGTACTGTTGCGCTGAAGCATGCGCTTGTTGCTAGGGGGATCTTGTCACATGCTACTGTGCGATCGCCTCTGCTGCCTCTTCCTGATggagctgaggaggagattcaTGCTGCTATTTCGTCCGCGACTCTCAAGAAGGTTGCTTAA
- a CDS encoding hypothetical protein (EggNog:ENOG41) — MQTEDSHTVDIKDLIANTASWGATVAKDIQNSKRETPKSKVAGKLSEISDLWTESIEAFTEKAFRGDDESVDLIGDLIADGKFNNDELTFDMSDLRKQLRKVFLAVLIPEAWKVGAAYAPAFVMDSGYDCNAVGPLDYEYIAPSTGEEMGYCYQGRRYYLLAPNGRERNCDPQVPGGTGGNPTDCKPNYFTAPQGIENLDPKNQGAYDWGGITAQDLVAGAVEGWKANKEKNGGGFLDLTKTSNYDFLLGDNPSEIARFHSDPSVFA, encoded by the exons ATGCAGACGGAAGACAGTCATACCGTCGACATCAAGGACCTTATTGCGAACACGGCTTCTTGGGGAGCTACTGTAGCCAAGGATATACAGAACAG CAAGAGAGAAACACCCAAGAGCAAAGTCGCTGGCAAGCTCAGCGAGATCTCAGATCTCTGGACCGAGTCCATCGAAGCTTTTACCGAAAAAGCATTCCGCGGAGACGATGAGTCTGTCGACCTCATCGGAGATTTGATTGCCGACGGGAAATTCAACAATGACGAATTGACCTTTGACATGTCAGATCTTCGAAAACAACTGCGCAAAGTCTTTCTCGCAGTCCTCATCCCCGAGGCTTGGAAGGTTGGCGCGGCATATGCTCCGGCCTTCGTCATGGATTCCGGTTATGATTGCAACGCTGTCGGGCCTCTCGACTACGAGTACATTGCTCCGAGCACTGGCGAGGAGATGGGGTATTGCTACCAAGGCCGGAGGTATTATCTCCTTGCACCGAATGGCCGGGAGCGGAACTGTGATCCTCAGGTACCCGGTGGCACAGGCGGTAATCCCACAGACTGCAAACCCAACTACTTCACCGCGCCACAAGGAATAGAAAATCTGGATCCTAAGAATCAGGGTGCCTACGACTGGGGAGGGATCACTGCCCAAGATCTTGTCGCTGG GGCGGTCGAGGGTTGGAAGGCCAACAAGGAGAAAAATGGTGGTGGGTTTCTTGACCTGACCAAAACCAGCAATTACGACTTTCTCCTTGGAGACAACCCAAGCGAG ATTGCCCGGTTTCATTCAGATCCCAGTGTGTTCGCCTGA
- a CDS encoding hypothetical protein (EggNog:ENOG41), whose amino-acid sequence MDDLLAISKSILDKVPRLQALDNYFRSPEILARQQRVDQLEELAQQNAKRFREDTAGKIDIRPFRTLILEQSKLEEEIEKDKARFLQQLLSDWGTVPEGLQTHAASPSEAPRDRFPADSIPTPSRAPLPAYSIPTPPAPNPPLPANSIPTPSRSSVVHDSLERAGPERDATAESQAPLVDNAERIPSRKPRTSASRRRSSNISQDENRPVKRSRRGETTPSLTPDRFIKFNDVFQGGYAPTKYRIVQFPFRQGNWYILECKDCDIKFQGEDVVEDAYDHFYHNHGRSFSTTEEQVVQVMGTHVSDCNAELAEKNNALCPLPLDPDGDETELETGDEGPEEPSERRKHASSRKKKGKRGRRKNPSARWVPPKSFKDVDPRIISAEPGDIVCLYNDRTKFFSPLMILPWGPFPRLNFGKALQDVELHTTIPKCYDCAEPTDLTPPPWAPGYGDDGELAHKRSLPGLFFRAAQDFPYECRSGWVPLNKLKVYDKTCPRTRNKESVEEYIEYHAEWCKELQAKGVQDQATAPKRSHRFQPGGRRGPENSARVQSSRQSTEQFSVAPTIEDVGIKNEPAVDYDQTEEEDDGEESEGRAGEGEKQVSGFRRHYSMGVRRAHIVRSVEVDGR is encoded by the exons ATGGACGATCTACTCGCCATCTCAAAGTCCATCTTGGACAAGGTGCCGCGGCTCCAGGCGCTAGACAACTACTTCCGAAGTCCGGAGATCCTTGCGCGGCAGCAACGTGTCGAtcagcttgaggagctggCTCAACAGAATGCTAAGAGATTCCGTGAGGACACAGCTGGCAAGATTGATATCCGACCGTTTAGGACGCTCATTCTGGAGCAGTCCAAGCTCGAGGAGGAAATCGAGAAAGACAAAGCTCGGTTTTTGCAACAGCTCCTCAGCGACTGGGGCACGGTTCCAGAGGGCCTTCAGACGCACgcagcttctccttcagagGCTCCACGAGATCGTTTCCCAGCCGATTCGATACCCACACCTTCCCGAGCGCCCCTACCAGCTTATTCAATACCTACGCCACCGGCTCCAAACCCTCCTCTGCCGGCTAATTCAATACCTACACCTTCGCGCAGCTCAGTAGTTCACGATAGTCTGGAAAGAGCCGGGCCAGAGCGCGATGCGACCGCTGAATCCCAGGCCCCGTTGGTCGACAACGCTGAACGTATCCCGAGCAGAAAGCCCCGAACCTCTGCATCACGACGAAGATCCTCCAACATCTCACAAGATGAGAACCGACCCGTCAAGCGCAGTCGTCGAGGCGAAACAACACCCTCCCTTACGCCAGACCGATTCATCAAGTTCAACGATGTCTTCCAGGGTGGCTACGCTCCAACCAAGTACAGGATTGTACAGTTTCCGTTTCGCCAAGGAAACTGGTACATCTTGGAATGCAAGGACTGCGATATAAAGTTCCAGGgggaggatgttgttgaggacGCATATGACCATTTCTATCACAACCACGGCCGCAGTTTTAGTACCACTGAGGAACAGGTTGTTCAAGTGATGGGCACCCATGTGTCGGACTGCAATGCCGAGCTCGCCGAGAAGAACAATGCGCTCTGCCCACTACCTCTGGATCCCGATGGTGACGAAACAGAGCTTGAAACTGGAGACGAAGGACCCGAAGAGCCATCCGAACGCCGAAAGCACGCAAGTTCACGAAAGAAGAAAGGGAAGCGAGGGAGGCGGAAGAATCCCAGCGCTCGTTGGGTGCCTCCCAAGTCATTCAAAGACGTCGATCCTCGAATCATCAGTGCAGAGCCGGGCGACATCGTCTGCTTGTATAATGACAGAACCAAgttcttttctcctctcaTGATCCTTCCGTGGGGACCTTTCCCACGTCTCAATTTCGGGAAGGCCTTGCAGGACGTGGAACTCCACACAACAATACCTAAATGCTACGATTGTGCAGAACCCACGGATCTTACTCCGCCGCCTTGGGCCCCTGGCTACGGAGATGATGGCGAATTGGCTCACAAGCGCAGCCTTCCTGGTCTCTTCTTTCGAGCTGCTCAAGATTTCCCATATGAATGCAGGTCGGGCTGGGTCCCgttgaacaagctcaaggtgtACGATAAGACTTGCCCTCGGACGCGGAATAAAGAGTCCGTTGAAGAGTACATCGAATACCATGCAGAGTGGTGCAAAGAGCTACAGGCCAAGGGGGTGCAGGATCAGGCGACCGCACCAAAGAGAAGCCATCGGTTTCAGCCAGGAGGCCGTCGAGGTCCAGAGAACAGCGCCCGAG TTCAAAGCAGTCGCCAGTCGACGGAACAGTTCAGTGTTGCGCCTACGATTGAAGACGTCGGGATTAAGAACGAACCAGCCGTGGACTACGATCAaaccgaagaagaagacgacggaGAGGAGAGTGAAGGCAGAGCGGGGGAAGGAGAGAAACAGGTGAGCGGCTTTCGGAGGCACTATAGCATGGGCGTCCGTCGCGCGCACATCGTACGCAGTGTTGAGGTGGATGGCAGATGA
- a CDS encoding hypothetical protein (EggNog:ENOG41) produces MIRIFLGAFAVLGMQAKEKSSSQFPIDLGVSLIFPRPNETYRPVYPFPIVFALTGAAKAWPYGFKFQWRLEGNWTTPMKKEDVPIDHGSAPDWLYSSGSLDPATEPYFVVNATDIMSNTSYKEWELGWSLSVLQECSPGPERYWKYGSINFSISSAGSLPTYKPKGRCPLEIQHTRFLDNRTTSKEVVEDRRSESCVMVTDQEGQGDPCSIDTGHELAAMVRGEMLRYAGCPENQSWPDDKNLLGPDSCRRLYPGSKDAEDVANLMLPAALTAVVIWAAVVAFFAM; encoded by the coding sequence ATGATAAGGATATTCCTGGGAGCCTTTGCAGTCCTTGGCATGCAGGCGAAGGAGAAGTCTTCGTCACAATTCCCCATTGACCTTGGCGTCAGTCTCATATTCCCTCGGCCAAATGAGACGTACCGTCCCGTGTACCCTTTTCCTATCGTGTTTGCCCTTACTGGAGCTGCCAAGGCCTGGCCTTATGGCTTCAAGTTCCAGTGGAGGTTGGAAGGCAATTGGACAACTCCCATGAAGAAAGAGGATGTGCCTATTGACCATGGATCAGCTCCGGATTGGCTTTACAGTTCAGGGTCGCTTGATCCAGCAACAGAACCATATTTTGTGGTCAACGCTACAGACATCATGTCCAACACTTCTTATAAGGAGTGGGAGCTTGGATGGAGTTTATCAGTTCTCCAAGAGTGCTCCCCTGGACCTGAGCGATATTGGAAGTACGGGTCTATCAACTTCTCGATATCATCTGCCGGCTCGCTCCCCACTTACAAGCCCAAAGGGCGCTGCCCCCTCGAGATCCAGCACACTCGGTTTTTGGATAACAGAACAACATCAAAAGAGGTAGTTGAGGATAGGAGATCTGAAAGTTGCGTGATGGTCACTGATCAGGAAGGACAAGGCGATCCGTGTAGCATTGACACTGGTCATGAGCTGGCAGCCATGGTTCGTGGTGAGATGCTCAGGTACGCAGGATGCCCGGAAAATCAGTCATGGCCCGATGACAAGAATTTACTGGGTCCAGACTCTTGCCGACGTCTGTATCCGGGTTCCAAGGACGCCGAGGATGTGGCAAATCTGATGTTACCCGCCGCTCTGACTGCTGTGGTGATATgggctgctgttgttgctttcTTCGCTATGTAA